One window from the genome of Jiangella alba encodes:
- a CDS encoding carbohydrate ABC transporter permease — MAATQSRPAARVAGYVVLTVAAAVTVLPLLYMAALSLQTEAETLAANPVLWPESPQWGNYAELFERAPFAHFIANSLIVAGGITVAHLVFDPLIGYVFAKFRFPLRNTLFLLLLTTLMIPLFVRMIPLYVMMSDLGWLDTHQALIVPFLMDAFGIFLMRQFIQPIPDDLIHAARIDGASELRIYLRVILPQVKPALAVLGLFTFVFQWNEFLWPLVATSSEEMRTIPVGLTLFNQEYFTLWHLTAAGSVILFVPTVLLFLFSQRYFVRGITLSGLK, encoded by the coding sequence ATGGCCGCGACGCAGTCCCGGCCGGCCGCGCGGGTGGCGGGCTACGTCGTCCTGACGGTGGCCGCCGCGGTCACCGTCCTGCCGCTGCTGTACATGGCGGCGCTGTCGCTGCAGACCGAGGCCGAGACGCTGGCCGCGAACCCGGTGCTGTGGCCGGAGTCGCCGCAGTGGGGCAACTACGCCGAGCTGTTCGAGCGGGCGCCGTTCGCGCACTTCATCGCGAACAGCCTGATCGTGGCCGGCGGCATCACCGTGGCGCACCTGGTGTTCGACCCGCTGATCGGGTACGTGTTCGCCAAGTTCCGCTTCCCGCTGCGCAACACGCTGTTCCTACTGCTGCTGACGACCCTGATGATCCCGCTGTTCGTGCGGATGATCCCGCTGTACGTCATGATGTCGGACCTCGGCTGGCTGGACACCCACCAGGCGCTGATCGTGCCGTTCCTGATGGACGCGTTCGGCATCTTCCTCATGCGCCAGTTCATCCAGCCGATCCCGGACGACCTCATCCACGCCGCCCGCATCGACGGCGCGTCCGAGCTGCGGATCTACCTGCGGGTGATCCTGCCGCAGGTGAAGCCGGCGCTGGCGGTGCTGGGCCTGTTCACGTTCGTGTTCCAGTGGAACGAGTTCCTGTGGCCGCTGGTGGCGACGTCGAGCGAGGAGATGCGGACGATCCCGGTCGGGCTGACGCTGTTCAACCAGGAGTACTTCACGCTCTGGCACCTCACCGCGGCCGGATCGGTCATCCTGTTCGTCCCGACCGTGCTGCTGTTCCTGTTCAGTCAGCGCTACTTCGTCCGCGGCATCACGCTCAGCGGCCTGAAATGA
- a CDS encoding carbohydrate ABC transporter permease, translating into MSAPATTAPAAAGAPPPVRRRGPFARSLHRRYVVTAYLFLLPAFAFFGLMFYLPIGNILANSFRTGPQADEYAGLDNYTRAFEDAAVRNSFTVTLVFGVATTVGAIVIGLALALLLNQKLRGRVVFRAALLVPYLTSVAIIGLLWRNILDPQLGVLNRVLADLGLPTQTWLNTHPLATIVGVTLWMTVGYTMVLFLAGLQGIPEEYHEAALVDGAGPWQRFWRITLPLLAPTTLFVSVMAVISGLQAFGQAYIITGGGPAGRTDLYIFHVFNVAFTSRDFGYASALSFLLFLVIVVATVVQLRAGRKGEVQY; encoded by the coding sequence ATGAGTGCCCCCGCCACGACGGCGCCCGCGGCGGCCGGCGCCCCGCCACCGGTGCGCCGTCGCGGGCCGTTCGCGCGGTCGCTGCACCGCCGCTACGTCGTCACCGCGTACCTCTTCCTGCTGCCGGCGTTCGCGTTCTTCGGGCTGATGTTCTACCTGCCCATCGGGAACATCCTGGCCAACTCGTTCCGCACCGGCCCGCAGGCCGACGAGTACGCCGGGCTGGACAACTACACGCGGGCGTTCGAGGACGCGGCGGTGCGCAACTCGTTCACCGTCACGCTGGTCTTCGGGGTGGCGACGACGGTCGGCGCCATCGTCATCGGGCTGGCGCTGGCGCTGCTGCTGAACCAGAAGCTGCGCGGGCGGGTGGTGTTCCGGGCCGCGCTGCTGGTGCCGTACCTGACGTCGGTGGCGATCATCGGCCTGCTGTGGCGCAACATCCTGGACCCGCAGCTGGGCGTCCTCAACCGGGTGCTCGCCGACCTCGGGCTGCCCACCCAGACCTGGCTGAACACGCACCCGCTGGCCACCATCGTCGGCGTCACGCTCTGGATGACGGTCGGCTACACGATGGTGCTGTTCCTGGCCGGGCTGCAGGGCATCCCGGAGGAGTACCACGAGGCCGCGCTGGTCGACGGCGCCGGGCCGTGGCAGCGGTTCTGGCGCATCACGCTGCCGCTGCTGGCGCCGACGACGCTGTTCGTGTCGGTGATGGCGGTGATCAGCGGGCTGCAGGCGTTCGGGCAGGCGTACATCATCACCGGCGGCGGGCCGGCCGGGCGCACCGACCTCTACATCTTCCACGTCTTCAACGTCGCGTTCACCTCGCGCGACTTCGGCTACGCGTCGGCGCTGTCGTTCCTGCTGTTCCTCGTCATCGTCGTCGCGACGGTGGTGCAGTTGCGGGCCGGGCGCAAGGGCGAGGTGCAGTACTGA
- a CDS encoding sugar ABC transporter substrate-binding protein → MATPRPTRRQLLHWTGAGAVAGLTAPWLSGCSGAPSSDASAGGDAGGGDFTVYWNAGHAYAAYDEVIAAFEEEHGVTVNFQKYQWDDLRTRLLSDLASGNAPDVVEEPGGWVQEFAISGDALSLQSYVDADGAEMGYPDDWQPRTISRNSYEGEVYGVQLHLTCTMLLYNRALLDAAGVEVPTTWDDFLTAAQALTGDGVHGVALNQDSTYAWPWLLQSGVKYFDESSGGVLVPNEKAVEALQFQADLVHVHGVAPVPTPGTDYSGPQKLLSAGRAAMNLTGPWDLGPIQEASPDLDLGIAPALTNDVQATVQAGTSVFVPAKAKNPDLSWDFVKRITALDVERAATEEVGMLMPRLSWAADPVVQDDERLAAFAQGFEYAVDTSEELRLTGKSGEVVELFTVLYQDVVMNNTPAAQALETFTAAAEKAIAG, encoded by the coding sequence ATGGCGACACCCCGACCCACCCGACGTCAACTGCTGCACTGGACCGGCGCGGGCGCGGTCGCCGGGCTGACCGCGCCCTGGCTGAGCGGCTGCTCCGGCGCGCCGTCGTCCGACGCGTCCGCGGGCGGCGACGCGGGCGGCGGCGACTTCACCGTCTACTGGAACGCCGGCCACGCCTACGCCGCGTACGACGAGGTCATCGCGGCGTTCGAGGAGGAGCACGGCGTCACCGTCAACTTCCAGAAGTACCAGTGGGACGACCTGCGCACCCGGCTGCTGTCCGACCTCGCCTCCGGCAACGCGCCGGACGTCGTCGAGGAGCCGGGCGGCTGGGTCCAGGAGTTCGCGATCAGCGGCGACGCGCTCTCGCTGCAGTCCTACGTCGACGCCGACGGCGCGGAGATGGGCTACCCGGACGACTGGCAGCCGCGGACCATCTCGCGCAACTCCTACGAGGGCGAGGTGTACGGGGTACAGCTGCACCTCACCTGCACCATGCTGCTGTACAACCGCGCGCTGCTGGACGCCGCCGGCGTCGAGGTCCCGACCACGTGGGACGACTTCCTCACCGCGGCGCAGGCGCTGACCGGCGACGGCGTGCACGGTGTCGCGCTCAACCAGGACTCCACCTACGCCTGGCCGTGGCTGCTGCAGAGCGGCGTGAAGTACTTCGACGAGAGCAGCGGCGGGGTGCTGGTGCCGAACGAGAAGGCCGTCGAGGCGCTGCAGTTCCAGGCCGACCTCGTGCACGTGCACGGCGTCGCGCCGGTGCCGACGCCGGGCACCGACTACTCCGGCCCGCAGAAGCTGCTGTCGGCCGGCCGCGCCGCGATGAACCTCACCGGGCCGTGGGACCTCGGCCCGATCCAGGAGGCCAGCCCCGACCTCGACCTCGGCATCGCGCCCGCGCTGACGAACGACGTCCAGGCGACGGTGCAGGCCGGCACCAGCGTGTTCGTGCCGGCGAAGGCGAAGAACCCGGACCTGTCCTGGGACTTCGTCAAGCGCATCACCGCCCTCGACGTCGAGCGGGCGGCCACCGAGGAGGTCGGCATGCTGATGCCGCGGCTCTCGTGGGCGGCCGACCCGGTGGTGCAGGACGACGAGCGGCTGGCGGCGTTCGCGCAGGGCTTCGAGTACGCCGTCGACACCAGCGAGGAGCTGCGGCTGACCGGGAAGAGCGGCGAGGTCGTCGAGCTGTTCACGGTGCTCTACCAGGACGTCGTCATGAACAACACGCCCGCCGCGCAGGCGCTCGAGACGTTCACCGCCGCGGCGGAGAAGGCCATCGCCGGATGA
- a CDS encoding LacI family DNA-binding transcriptional regulator, translating into MTRSRQPTSRDVAALAGVSVATVSYVMNGRTDRRIPAETRDRVLEAAGRLAYAPNRSARSLRNRRTEQVCLVVGSIGVPAYDQLAQDIHDRADDAGYGVLTIVVNSPARAAKAVELLQQRIADGAVIAPDIRFLDGAELTGLARGGLPMVVMSNTAPPDGFDVVRAPQTPACDAAFDHLFATGRRRVAFVGHRYEVDDPSTSERLTAYLAALGRHDAEPDPSLVVTGADDRVAAYHAVTALLDRPDPPDAVFAASARAGVSAIWAARDAGADVPGELAVVGAGNLPESLITRPALSTVGPATEDDFTEVARLLFDRIDAGVPERGRELSDPWAFHPRGSS; encoded by the coding sequence ATGACGCGTTCGAGACAACCCACCTCCCGCGACGTGGCCGCGCTGGCCGGCGTCTCGGTCGCGACCGTCTCGTACGTCATGAACGGGCGCACCGACCGCCGCATCCCGGCCGAGACGCGCGACCGCGTGCTCGAGGCGGCCGGCCGGCTCGCGTACGCGCCCAACCGGTCCGCGCGCAGCCTGCGCAACCGGCGCACCGAGCAGGTCTGCCTCGTCGTCGGCTCCATCGGCGTGCCGGCCTACGACCAGCTGGCCCAGGACATCCACGACCGCGCCGACGACGCCGGCTACGGCGTGCTCACCATCGTCGTGAACTCGCCGGCCCGGGCGGCCAAGGCGGTCGAGCTGCTGCAGCAGCGCATCGCCGACGGCGCCGTCATCGCGCCCGACATCCGGTTCCTCGACGGGGCCGAGCTGACCGGCCTCGCCCGCGGCGGCCTGCCGATGGTCGTCATGAGCAACACCGCGCCACCCGACGGCTTCGACGTCGTCCGGGCGCCGCAGACCCCGGCCTGCGACGCCGCGTTCGACCACCTCTTCGCGACCGGCCGCCGCCGGGTCGCGTTCGTCGGCCACCGCTACGAGGTCGACGACCCGAGCACGTCCGAGCGGCTGACCGCCTACCTCGCCGCGCTCGGCCGCCACGACGCCGAGCCCGACCCCTCGCTCGTCGTCACCGGCGCCGACGACCGCGTCGCCGCCTACCACGCCGTCACCGCCCTGCTCGACCGTCCCGACCCGCCCGACGCGGTGTTCGCCGCGTCGGCCCGGGCCGGCGTCAGCGCCATCTGGGCGGCCCGCGACGCCGGGGCCGACGTGCCCGGCGAGCTGGCCGTCGTCGGCGCCGGCAACCTGCCCGAGAGCCTCATCACCCGCCCGGCCCTGAGCACCGTCGGGCCGGCCACGGAGGACGACTTCACCGAGGTCGCCCGCCTGCTGTTCGACCGCATCGACGCCGGCGTGCCGGAGCGGGGGCGCGAGCTGAGCGACCCCTGGGCGTTCCACCCCCGCGGCTCCAGCTGA